One window from the genome of Kaistella carnis encodes:
- a CDS encoding DUF1003 domain-containing protein, with product MKNKKYVLDLLKSEDEQLRKMHAIIEKALTEETLITTTIQENDEERSYGEKLSDRVAQFGGSWRFIIIFGLILMIWILYNTQVMHNKKF from the coding sequence ATGAAAAATAAAAAATACGTGCTTGATCTTTTGAAAAGTGAAGACGAGCAACTTCGAAAAATGCACGCAATTATCGAAAAAGCTCTTACAGAGGAAACGCTTATCACCACTACCATACAGGAAAACGACGAGGAAAGAAGCTACGGTGAAAAACTATCGGACCGCGTTGCACAATTTGGTGGCAGCTGGAGGTTCATCATTATTTTCGGCCTTATTCTAATGATTTGGATCCTTTACAACACGCAGGTCATGCACAATAAAAAGTTTTGA
- a CDS encoding DUF1003 domain-containing protein, with protein sequence MAAIQAPIIMMSQNRKEVKDRKRSINDYMINLKSEIEIRNLHEKVDLSIIDQYKHLCDIQQKQLELLEELNKKVRLLSKPSNLS encoded by the coding sequence ATTGCCGCAATTCAGGCACCGATCATCATGATGAGTCAAAACAGAAAGGAGGTTAAAGACCGAAAAAGATCCATCAATGATTACATGATCAACCTGAAATCGGAAATTGAAATCAGAAATCTACACGAAAAGGTCGATCTTTCTATCATTGATCAGTACAAACATCTTTGTGACATTCAACAGAAGCAATTAGAACTTTTAGAAGAATTAAATAAGAAAGTCAGATTGCTTTCAAAGCCTTCCAATCTTTCTTAA
- a CDS encoding phosphohydrolase — protein sequence MTKEELLNKAIKIAQKGHKGQTDKFGTPYIGHVIRVMNAGKTYDEKIVGVLHDVIEDCPEITLEYLKEEGFPEHIVFAIQCLTKTPADQDYTEFVKQTEKSPLAVSVKMNDLQDNMDLKRFTQPLTERDMKRLNKYLTAYLYLKAKY from the coding sequence ATGACGAAAGAAGAACTGCTGAACAAAGCCATAAAGATTGCCCAAAAAGGCCACAAAGGACAAACCGATAAATTCGGAACGCCGTACATCGGTCATGTAATTCGGGTCATGAATGCAGGAAAGACCTATGATGAAAAAATAGTTGGTGTTTTACACGACGTGATTGAAGACTGCCCCGAGATTACTTTGGAATATTTGAAAGAGGAAGGATTTCCTGAACATATTGTTTTTGCCATTCAATGCTTAACCAAAACTCCGGCGGATCAGGATTACACCGAATTTGTAAAACAGACCGAAAAATCACCCCTTGCAGTTTCGGTAAAGATGAATGACCTGCAGGATAATATGGATTTAAAGAGATTTACGCAACCGCTTACTGAGCGCGATATGAAACGTCTGAACAAATATTTAACCGCCTATTTGTACTTAAAGGCAAAATATTAG
- the rluF gene encoding 23S rRNA pseudouridine(2604) synthase RluF, whose protein sequence is MEKTRINKYLSEVGFCSRREADRLLEQGRITINGAVPEMGTKVSDDDEIFVDGVTIRKTDEEPIYIALNKPVGIVCTTDTKRERDNIIEFVNHPKRIFPIGRLDKPSEGLILLTNDGDIVNKILRSRNNHGKEYIVRVDKPITPKFLMQMRGGIPILDTVTNKCEVEQIDNLSFRIVLTQGLNRQIRRMCEYCGYEVKKLKRIRVLNIKLDLPVGKWRDLTAAEVKELKAIVADSQKTVD, encoded by the coding sequence ATGGAAAAGACCAGAATAAATAAATACCTTTCAGAAGTAGGTTTCTGTTCACGCCGAGAAGCAGACCGACTTTTAGAACAGGGAAGAATTACAATCAATGGCGCTGTGCCGGAAATGGGAACTAAAGTTTCTGACGACGACGAAATTTTTGTCGATGGCGTGACCATTAGAAAAACAGATGAAGAACCCATTTATATCGCGTTGAATAAACCGGTCGGAATTGTCTGCACAACGGATACCAAAAGAGAAAGAGACAATATCATCGAATTCGTGAATCATCCGAAAAGAATTTTCCCCATCGGAAGATTAGATAAACCGAGTGAAGGATTAATCCTTCTTACGAATGATGGAGATATTGTGAACAAGATTCTGCGTTCCAGAAACAACCACGGAAAAGAATATATCGTAAGAGTTGACAAACCAATCACGCCAAAATTCCTCATGCAAATGCGCGGTGGAATCCCTATTCTTGATACTGTGACCAATAAATGTGAAGTTGAGCAAATCGATAATCTTTCTTTTAGAATTGTCCTTACGCAAGGTTTAAACCGTCAGATCCGCCGCATGTGCGAATATTGTGGCTATGAAGTAAAAAAGCTGAAGAGAATTCGCGTCTTAAATATTAAGCTTGATCTTCCGGTCGGCAAATGGCGGGATCTAACGGCGGCTGAAGTCAAAGAACTGAAAGCCATCGTAGCAGATTCGCAAAAAACGGTCGACTAA
- the truB gene encoding tRNA pseudouridine(55) synthase TruB: MTDTDFLEGQIILLDKPLDWTSFQAVNKLKYKLKSEFNLPKKFKIGHAGTLDPRATGLLIVCTGKFTKIIPEIQDAPKEYFTEIKIGVQTESYDTEKPEILQQDISNITEEQIKETLEKFLGEIDQKPPIFSAIKIEGNRAYDLARAGKEVEMKSRKTTINYIKDIEIELPFVRFTVGCSKGTYIRSLAHDIGQELGVGAYLTNLRRTKIGDYKIEDGSSDYLKDDYRFENFNQYLE; encoded by the coding sequence ATGACCGATACCGATTTCTTAGAAGGCCAGATTATACTTCTCGACAAACCTTTGGATTGGACGAGTTTTCAAGCGGTGAATAAACTGAAATACAAACTCAAAAGTGAATTTAATCTTCCGAAGAAATTCAAAATTGGTCACGCCGGAACATTGGACCCGCGCGCCACAGGATTACTAATTGTCTGCACCGGAAAATTCACTAAGATCATTCCTGAAATTCAGGATGCGCCAAAAGAATATTTCACTGAAATAAAGATCGGTGTTCAAACAGAATCTTACGATACCGAAAAACCCGAGATTCTCCAACAGGATATTTCAAACATTACGGAAGAACAAATCAAGGAAACTTTAGAAAAATTCCTCGGTGAAATTGATCAGAAACCGCCGATTTTTTCCGCTATTAAAATCGAAGGAAACCGCGCCTATGATTTAGCCAGAGCCGGAAAAGAAGTGGAAATGAAATCCCGGAAAACCACCATTAATTATATTAAAGATATTGAGATAGAATTACCTTTCGTTCGCTTTACCGTTGGTTGCTCCAAAGGAACTTATATCCGAAGTTTAGCCCATGATATTGGTCAGGAATTGGGAGTTGGTGCTTATTTAACCAACCTTCGCAGAACCAAAATTGGAGATTACAAAATTGAAGATGGAAGTTCTGATTATTTGAAGGACGACTACCGTTTTGAAAATTTCAATCAGTATTTGGAATAA
- a CDS encoding undecaprenyl-diphosphate phosphatase, with protein MDLFKAIIIAIIEGLTEFLPISSTAHMGFIANLMGMEETEFLKMFQVSIQFGAILAVVAAYWKKFFDFQNLKFYYKLAFAVIPALVLGYLFDDKIEAVLGNQIAISAVLVAGGIVLLFADSWFKNPKIDDEKDMSIKKAVIIGFWQCLAMMPGTSRSAASIIGGMTQGLTRKAAAEFSFFLAVPTMLAVTVYSIFVKTWGKETPNPMKGYEMILSSSDNIIAFVVGNVVAFIVALIAIKSFIGLLNKYGFKPWGWYRIIVGIVLLIYFTQFQ; from the coding sequence ATGGATTTATTTAAGGCAATCATCATTGCAATTATTGAGGGACTTACCGAATTCCTTCCTATTTCTTCTACCGCACACATGGGTTTTATCGCCAACTTAATGGGGATGGAAGAAACAGAATTTTTAAAAATGTTTCAGGTTTCAATACAATTTGGGGCAATTTTAGCCGTGGTTGCCGCGTACTGGAAAAAGTTTTTTGATTTTCAGAATCTAAAATTTTATTACAAATTGGCTTTCGCCGTTATTCCAGCCCTCGTTTTAGGATATCTTTTCGATGATAAAATTGAAGCCGTTTTAGGGAATCAGATAGCAATTTCGGCGGTTTTGGTCGCAGGTGGAATTGTTTTACTTTTTGCGGATTCCTGGTTTAAAAATCCAAAAATTGATGATGAAAAAGACATGTCCATTAAGAAAGCCGTGATCATCGGTTTTTGGCAATGTCTCGCCATGATGCCCGGAACGAGTAGGAGTGCCGCTTCAATTATTGGGGGTATGACGCAGGGATTAACCAGAAAAGCAGCCGCAGAATTTTCTTTCTTTCTAGCCGTTCCGACCATGTTAGCCGTGACTGTTTATTCAATTTTCGTGAAAACCTGGGGCAAAGAAACCCCCAATCCAATGAAAGGGTATGAAATGATCCTGTCTTCTTCAGACAACATTATTGCATTTGTTGTGGGAAATGTGGTGGCATTTATCGTAGCTTTAATCGCCATAAAATCGTTTATTGGGTTGCTAAACAAATACGGTTTCAAGCCTTGGGGTTGGTACCGGATCATCGTGGGAATCGTGTTGTTGATTTATTTTACACAGTTTCAATAG
- a CDS encoding DUF3098 domain-containing protein, protein MSKKHKNFSADSVGKKVEVSENATFYFGKENYKWMLIGLALIILGFILMMGADANTVDGKFDPNVWNEDIFSIRRIRIAPMLVIAGFIVEIYAILKRNK, encoded by the coding sequence ATGAGCAAAAAACATAAAAACTTTTCCGCCGATTCGGTCGGTAAAAAAGTTGAAGTTTCCGAAAATGCAACTTTTTATTTCGGAAAAGAAAATTACAAGTGGATGCTGATCGGATTGGCATTAATTATCTTAGGATTTATTTTGATGATGGGCGCTGATGCGAACACGGTCGATGGTAAATTCGATCCCAACGTATGGAATGAGGATATCTTCTCTATACGTAGAATCCGAATTGCCCCAATGCTGGTCATTGCCGGTTTCATCGTGGAGATTTACGCCATTTTGAAGAGAAACAAATAA
- a CDS encoding cell division protein FtsX, translated as MAKTVEDFNKRRLRSSNITVVISIALVLFLLGLMGLILINAQKYSDYIKEQLVVNAYFDENYDAKDSVKTAKMEAETFKKIQNLAPVKRATYISREMAALEAKKSMGIESSALFEENIFPSSVEVALKPEFVDPTKIDEAIKQIKATPGITDVKNNSTLMVEVYNNLTNIMKWILGFSILFLILAVVLINNSIRLKIFSKRFIIKTMQLVGAKRRFILKPFIKEAIILGVIGALIGLGVLFGAWYYFVTQIGTPFAQDNNQLIILVVSIFLLGVLITVFSTVFATWRFLKSNVDDLYYS; from the coding sequence ATGGCTAAGACAGTTGAAGATTTTAACAAAAGAAGACTTCGCTCCAGCAACATCACCGTGGTGATTAGTATTGCATTGGTGTTATTTTTATTAGGATTGATGGGACTTATTCTGATCAATGCGCAAAAATATTCAGATTATATCAAGGAGCAATTGGTAGTGAACGCTTATTTTGATGAAAATTACGATGCAAAGGATTCGGTGAAAACCGCAAAGATGGAGGCTGAGACCTTTAAGAAAATACAAAATTTAGCACCGGTAAAACGGGCCACCTATATTTCCCGGGAAATGGCGGCGCTGGAAGCTAAAAAAAGTATGGGCATTGAAAGCAGTGCACTCTTCGAAGAAAATATTTTTCCCTCTTCTGTTGAAGTCGCTTTAAAGCCTGAGTTTGTAGACCCTACAAAAATCGATGAAGCCATAAAACAAATCAAAGCGACACCCGGTATTACTGATGTTAAAAATAACAGCACCTTAATGGTAGAAGTGTACAACAACTTAACAAACATCATGAAATGGATCCTCGGCTTCTCGATTCTGTTTTTGATCTTAGCGGTTGTTTTGATTAATAACTCCATCCGTTTGAAAATATTTTCAAAGAGGTTCATTATCAAAACGATGCAGTTGGTTGGTGCCAAGCGACGCTTCATTTTAAAACCTTTTATTAAAGAAGCAATTATTCTTGGGGTAATTGGTGCTTTAATCGGTTTAGGCGTTTTATTTGGTGCCTGGTATTATTTCGTTACTCAAATCGGAACTCCATTTGCGCAGGACAACAATCAATTGATTATTCTCGTCGTAAGCATCTTTTTGCTGGGCGTTTTGATCACCGTTTTCTCCACCGTTTTTGCAACATGGCGATTTTTAAAATCGAATGTTGATGATCTTTATTATTCTTAA